A region of Anolis sagrei isolate rAnoSag1 chromosome 2, rAnoSag1.mat, whole genome shotgun sequence DNA encodes the following proteins:
- the LOC132766880 gene encoding tetraspanin-36-like produces the protein MDFGVIASKTVLLLISLIFWTAAVGLTYVGGYVLNTYKEYDPFLHDKYALLPAVIIICVAVVMFIIGLVGCCATIRESKVGLGVFLVIILVIFIAEVSAFVLGFIYRGKIKTDMHEPMQQAFSAYDGKTEESHVIDYLQQELQCCGIHNYTDWIGSKWYNSTGSNKTVPLSCCKQDVGKNCTGRLSEPQFLNAQGCEDKLESVLKSVLSYAMVVILGFAIVKFFGMLSVCMLACKRENNGYQSLNSGVFA, from the exons ACTGCAGCAGTTGGACTCACCTATGTTGGAGGATATGTCCTCAATACCTACAAGGAGTATGACCCCTTCCTTCATGACAAATACGCCCTCCTGCCAGCGGTCATCATCATTTGTGTGGCAGTGGTGATGTTCATCATTGGGCTGGTGGGCTGCTGTGCTACCATCCGAGAGTCCAAGGTTGGCCTGGGAGTG TTCCTGGTCATTATCCTGGTGATCTTCATTGCAGAAGTGTCCGCCTTTGTCCTTGGATTTATTTACAGAGGAAAG ATAAAAACAGATATGCATGAACCGATGCAGCAAGCCTTCAGTGCCTATGACGGGAAAACAGAAGAATCCCATGTTATAGATTACCTGCAACAGGAG CTGCAGTGCTGTGGCATCCACAATTACACAGACTGGATTGGCAGCAAGTGGTACAATTCCACTGGCAGCAACAAAACTGTGCCTTTGAGTTGCTGCAAGCAAGACGTTGGCAAGAACTGCACTGGACGGCTGAGTGAGCCACAATTTCTCAATGCGCAG GGTTGTGAAGACAAACTGGAATCAGTCTTAAAGAGCGTTCTTAGCTACGCTATGGTCGTCATCCTTGGCTTCGCCATTGTGAAG TTCTTCGGGATGCTGAGCGTCTGCATGCTGGCCTGCAAGAGAGAAAATAATGGATACCAGTCTTTGAATTCAGGAGTATTTGCGTGA
- the SKA1 gene encoding spindle and kinetochore-associated protein 1: MAQNTGIDGKYNICSSDLNGLCTHLNTKISNIKKSLQLRKIEQEPSLKILVGKIVHEMFLLNNILNQLELECHHQERQQNQFQELQESLERDYNEAQHLRDNMPIHLPKAVPNSEMSLVVKTEEPRKESEVVQGKKPSKKTRYIKEVAFITAEEFESVPAYMRGRLTYNQVNAVIQEINKAVVSKYKIMHQPLKTMSSVAKNLYFRFQEEETKDTKGEFFIVEADVEEFTQLKADKRFHRILTILRHCLRVREIRGSRLVRYAIC, from the exons ATGGCACAAAACACTGGAATTGATG GGAAATACAATATTTGCTCTTCAGATTTAAATGGCTTATGTACTCACCTGAACACCAAGATTTCAAATATCAAGAAATCGCTTCAGCTGAGAAAAATAG AACAGGAACCATCTTTGAAGATACTGGTTGGCAAGATAGTCCATGAGATGTTTCTCTTAAACAACATCCTCAATCAACTGGAACTGGAGTGCCACCATCAGGAGAGACAACAGAATCAATTCCAG GAACTACAGGAATCCCTGGAGAGGGACTATAATGAAGCTCAGCATCTCAGAGATAACATGCCGATTCACCTGCCCAAAGCAGTCCCAAACAG TGAAATGAGCTTAGTGGTGAAGACTGAAGAGCCACGCAAAGAAAGTGAGGTTGTCCAGGGAAAGAAGCCATCAAAGAAGACCAGGTACATCAAGGAAGTAGCTTTCATCACGGCAGAAGAGTTTGAAAGTGTTCCTGC GTACATGCGTGGTCGTCTCACCTATAACCAAGTGAATGCAGTCATTCAAGAAATCAATAAGGCAGTGGTGAGCAAGTATAAGATCATGCACCAGCCTCTCAAAACAATGTCCAGTGTTGCCAAGAACCTTTATTTTCGATTCCAGGAGGAAGAAACCAAAGATACAAAAG GTGAATTCTTTATTGTGGAGGCGGACGTTGAAGAGTTCACGCAACTGAAGGCAGACAAACGCTTCCACCGTATTCTTACCATCTTGCGACACTGCCTGAGAGTGAGGGAAATCCGTGGCTCGCGCCTTGTCCGTTATGCCATCTGCTAA